The nucleotide sequence GAAACGCCAAAAAGAAACTAAAGCGATGCTCGAAGCACTCGCAGTAGGCGATGAAGTTGTTACCGTTGGCGGGATTATGGGCAAAGTAACAGCATTGAAAGATCAAGTAGTTAGTGTTGAAATTTCTGCTGGGACAGAAGTGCAATTACAAAAAGGTGCTATCACTACTGTATTGCCAAAAGGCACATTGAAGTCCGCTTAATTTTTTATTAAAAGTATCTCGACATGAATCGCTATCCTCTCTGGAAATATTTGGTCATTGCCGTTGCCTTACTTATCGGCGGACTGTATTCATTACCTAATTTCTATGGAGAGGCTCCAGCGGTTCAAGTCTCATCTGCTAAACCAACCATTAAAGTTGATTTAGCAACACAATCTCGTGTTGAGAAAATTCTGGCTGATGCCAGCATTAATAACACTGGCGTATTTTTTGAAGCAGCAGGTAATGTAGGCTCAATCAAAATTCGCTTTAACAATACTGATATTCAGTTACGCGCCCGCGATCTCTTGCAGCAAAAACTGAACACAGATCAAAATGATCCTAACTACACCGTAGCTCTTAATCTCCTGTCGAATACGCCAGGGTGGCTTAATGCAATTAATGCCTTGCCAATGCCATTGGGTTTAGATCTACGCGGTGGCGTCTACTTCCTCTTGCAGGTAGATATGAAGGGAGCGGTACAGAAAAAGGTCACCTCGTTGGCTACTGATATTCGCAGCCAATTACGCGATAAAAACATTCGCCATCAAGGCATTGATCGCGGTACAGATTCAATCACCATTAATTTTGGCAGTGCTGATGAGGCTGAAACTGCGCGCTCACTGCTAAATACTTCCCAACCCGATCTCACTTGGCTGGTAAAAGCAAACGGCAGCTCTTCAAAACTATTGGGTGAGTTCAAGCCAAAAGCATTAAAAGACATTCAGGACAATGCGGTAAAACAAAATATCATCACCCTGAATAAGCGCGTAAATGAATTAGCCGTTAAAGAACCAGTAATTCAACAACAAGGGGCTGAGCGCATTGTTGTTCAACTTCCAGGAGTCCAGGACACTGCACGTGCAAAGGACATCATTGGTCGTACAGCAACCTTAGAAGCCCGTCTTGCGGATCCATTAATGTCGACTATTGGGGTTGGTGAAACGCCACCTCCTGGCATGGACACTTTCCGCTTTGGTGAAAACCGCTTGGGCGTCTTTAAAAAGTCCGTCA is from Polynucleobacter sp. MWH-UH23A and encodes:
- the yajC gene encoding preprotein translocase subunit YajC, which encodes MWISNAFAQAPAAGADAGGLMSFLPLILMFAVLYFIMIRPQMKRQKETKAMLEALAVGDEVVTVGGIMGKVTALKDQVVSVEISAGTEVQLQKGAITTVLPKGTLKSA
- the secD gene encoding protein translocase subunit SecD, giving the protein MNRYPLWKYLVIAVALLIGGLYSLPNFYGEAPAVQVSSAKPTIKVDLATQSRVEKILADASINNTGVFFEAAGNVGSIKIRFNNTDIQLRARDLLQQKLNTDQNDPNYTVALNLLSNTPGWLNAINALPMPLGLDLRGGVYFLLQVDMKGAVQKKVTSLATDIRSQLRDKNIRHQGIDRGTDSITINFGSADEAETARSLLNTSQPDLTWLVKANGSSSKLLGEFKPKALKDIQDNAVKQNIITLNKRVNELAVKEPVIQQQGAERIVVQLPGVQDTARAKDIIGRTATLEARLADPLMSTIGVGETPPPGMDTFRFGENRLGVFKKSVIFSGDRITDASAGFDQNQRPAVNISLDAAGGRVMQEVTRENIGKPMGMILFEKGKGEVLTIATIQGEFGSKFQITGQPTTESANDLALLLRAGSLAAPMEIIEERTIGPSLGAENIEKGFKSLLIGFSAIAIFMMAYYMLFGTFSVVALAVNLLLLISVLSMLQATLTLPGIAAMALALGMAIDSNVLINERIREELRNGSSPQTAIAIGFDKAWATILDSNVTTLIAGLALLAFGSGPIKGFAVVHCLGILTSMFSAVFFSRGLVNLWYGRNKKIQKLAIGQVWRPQEK